In Archangium violaceum, the following are encoded in one genomic region:
- a CDS encoding carbohydrate binding domain-containing protein, protein MIESAFLVAGVVAGVGCAVATNDETMDSVESGYEASLESTGSRTLTIGGQTFGLTWEDDFGGDLNKGQPKSYLNTQYWTKENLGVNFEQQAYTNRECPNNPNNWNYCVENGKLTLLARQEPLDCVVWQQCTASSQCGTNGTCAATGYCVYDQNRNGVYDHEECAPFNGTANAPVNGTKYSSGRIKSDEKVEYRYGYIEFRARMPFADLPAGATPPSGMWPAIWMLGANGAITNGGRDDSAGWPMNGEIDIMEYTQIKENRALYPANEAMGYNVLWREFPEAGELAANSGGWEPNACSSWPNNGDAKCDGDVGGARATWGGKTIDYHQWHTWGFLWDESGFKIYIDNMPQNGGQPVGTFSTGDGATEFRQPMYLILNNAVGGELGCLGWKDRACTSSAQCANGAACVSGKCQETAGSCVNIDWAAHGDKAKLEVDYVRWYHRNSGYAQAPRAACQDIDNNGVPDNLIRNCGFNEDFTYHRSDLFFDGGAGLTEVINEGGTRGFVQWVRVDNGGWATHSVQVRQEGFQLQAGTSYKWKVDLKSNAARTVPIKIVQAHDPWTAIATFSCNVGTSWTTCTGPNFTASATDTYKFEISLGGSAYTGAQLYLDDMYIGTTANACQPDCTGKLCGSDGCGGTCGACRTGTTCASWGQCVASTSTCTPACSGKVCGSDGCGGTCGTCASGTTCNTSGQCVSSCVPACSGKVCGSDGCGGTCGTCASGTTCNTSGQCVGTVTPRRLEAESATLTGCFAEAGGDSGGKVVAFEGNDTICWSNVNMSGITSATAHVGAPYTGGQAQLKFNGTTIGTYTLSTATGGWSSPSLTNLTAAVSTSGTGTLCLVGVTHPNGWVFSVDYLDLK, encoded by the coding sequence ATGATTGAAAGCGCTTTCCTGGTCGCGGGCGTCGTCGCGGGAGTGGGATGCGCGGTGGCGACCAACGACGAGACCATGGACTCAGTGGAGTCTGGGTACGAGGCGTCGCTGGAGTCCACCGGCTCCAGGACGCTCACCATCGGCGGCCAGACGTTTGGATTGACGTGGGAGGATGACTTTGGCGGCGACCTGAACAAGGGCCAGCCCAAGTCCTATCTCAACACCCAGTACTGGACGAAGGAGAACCTGGGCGTCAACTTCGAGCAGCAGGCCTATACGAACCGGGAGTGTCCCAACAATCCCAACAACTGGAACTACTGTGTCGAGAACGGCAAGCTGACGCTGCTGGCGCGGCAGGAGCCGTTGGACTGTGTGGTCTGGCAACAATGTACCGCCTCCAGCCAATGTGGCACCAACGGCACGTGCGCGGCCACCGGCTACTGCGTGTACGACCAGAACCGCAACGGTGTCTACGATCACGAGGAGTGCGCGCCGTTCAATGGCACGGCCAACGCGCCGGTGAACGGGACGAAGTACTCCTCGGGCCGCATCAAGAGCGACGAGAAGGTCGAGTACCGTTACGGCTACATCGAGTTCCGCGCGCGCATGCCCTTCGCGGATCTGCCCGCCGGGGCCACGCCGCCCAGCGGCATGTGGCCCGCCATCTGGATGCTCGGCGCCAACGGAGCCATCACCAACGGTGGCCGTGATGACAGCGCGGGCTGGCCCATGAATGGCGAGATCGACATCATGGAGTACACGCAGATCAAGGAGAACAGGGCCCTGTACCCGGCCAACGAGGCCATGGGCTACAACGTGCTGTGGCGCGAGTTCCCCGAGGCGGGCGAGCTGGCGGCCAACTCCGGTGGATGGGAGCCCAACGCGTGCAGCTCCTGGCCCAACAACGGTGACGCGAAGTGTGACGGGGACGTGGGCGGCGCGCGGGCCACCTGGGGCGGCAAGACGATCGACTATCACCAGTGGCACACGTGGGGCTTTCTCTGGGATGAAAGCGGTTTCAAGATCTACATCGACAACATGCCGCAGAACGGCGGGCAGCCCGTGGGCACCTTCAGCACGGGTGACGGCGCGACCGAGTTCCGTCAGCCGATGTATCTCATCCTCAACAACGCCGTGGGTGGCGAGCTGGGCTGTCTGGGGTGGAAGGACCGCGCCTGCACCTCGAGCGCGCAGTGCGCCAATGGCGCGGCGTGCGTGAGCGGCAAGTGCCAGGAGACGGCGGGCTCGTGCGTCAACATCGACTGGGCGGCCCATGGTGACAAGGCCAAGCTCGAGGTGGACTACGTCCGCTGGTACCACCGCAACTCGGGCTATGCGCAGGCTCCCCGGGCCGCGTGCCAGGACATCGACAACAACGGCGTGCCCGACAACCTCATCCGCAACTGCGGCTTCAACGAGGACTTCACCTACCACCGCAGCGACCTGTTCTTCGACGGTGGCGCGGGCCTCACCGAGGTCATCAACGAGGGCGGTACGCGCGGCTTCGTGCAGTGGGTGCGCGTGGACAACGGCGGCTGGGCGACGCACAGCGTGCAGGTGCGGCAGGAGGGCTTCCAGCTGCAGGCCGGTACCTCGTACAAGTGGAAGGTGGACCTGAAGTCGAACGCGGCGCGCACGGTGCCCATCAAGATCGTCCAGGCGCATGATCCGTGGACGGCCATCGCCACCTTCAGCTGCAATGTGGGCACCTCGTGGACCACGTGCACCGGTCCCAACTTCACCGCGTCCGCCACGGACACCTACAAGTTCGAGATCTCCCTGGGCGGCTCCGCCTACACGGGCGCGCAGCTCTACCTGGACGACATGTACATCGGCACCACGGCCAACGCCTGCCAGCCGGACTGCACGGGCAAGCTGTGTGGGAGCGATGGCTGCGGCGGCACCTGCGGCGCGTGCCGCACCGGAACGACCTGCGCCAGCTGGGGCCAATGCGTGGCGTCCACCAGCACCTGCACTCCCGCGTGCTCGGGCAAGGTGTGCGGCAGCGATGGTTGCGGCGGTACCTGTGGCACCTGCGCCTCGGGGACGACGTGCAACACCTCGGGCCAGTGCGTCAGCTCCTGTGTGCCCGCGTGCTCGGGCAAGGTGTGCGGCAGCGATGGTTGCGGCGGTACCTGTGGCACCTGCGCCTCGGGGACGACGTGCAACACCTCGGGCCAGTGCGTCGGCACGGTCACGCCCCGGCGTCTGGAGGCGGAGAGCGCCACGCTGACGGGCTGCTTCGCCGAGGCCGGCGGGGACAGCGGTGGCAAGGTCGTCGCCTTCGAGGGCAATGACACCATCTGCTGGAGCAACGTGAACATGTCCGGCATCACCTCCGCGACGGCTCACGTGGGCGCGCCGTACACCGGTGGCCAGGCGCAGCTGAAGTTCAATGGCACCACCATCGGCACGTACACGCTGAGCACGGCGACCGGCGGCTGGAGCAGCCCGAGCCTGACCAACCTCACCGCGGCGGTCTCCACGAGTGGCACGGGGACGCTCTGCCTGGTGGGCGTGACCCACCCGAACGGATGGGTGTTCTCGGTCGACTATCTCGACCTGAAGTAG
- a CDS encoding S8 family peptidase: MKSPRYSSPLTGALVGLALWTTAPAADAAPQQQLQPRAAAEKRTQKELPAGTPVERLVVKFHEGSRVRLRDRALRSMASERSLAERALLSGRGLSEARVADDVKAVQALLERAPRTAAPRRLFSEDESTLEARKASGEARSGHQLADLNLYVEVPLLPGTTAERVRELVDALNALDSVEVAYAQPPAEPAMVNFGLDEAVRGVLAAADISPTTPLYESQQGYLNAAPAGIDARFAWTMAGGKGAGVRIVDIEGGWRTTHEDLPPLFHTGGTQINDVSWRNHGTAVLGEMVAAANGYGVTGISHEAVAGIESHSGVGVATAVNRAAAAVGRGGIVLIEAHSPGPADATPCTCNTSQCNYIAMEYWQGEYDAIATATANGVVVVEAAGNGSANLDDAAYGGRFNRAVRDSGAIIVGASQGSSRAPTCWTNFGGRVDVHGWGQSVTTLGYGDLFGSAYGEDQYYTSGFSGTSSASPIVTGAAASIQGVAMASGRGALDSRTVRTLLTSTGTPQSSDSRNIGPLPDLRRALVSVAPPDQYLVGDWNGDGRSNLATRRASSVLMDFNFDGTVDLNQGYGDGAGEDQYLAGDWNGDGRSNVAVRRGHCVHMDTNFDGTPELTQCYGNGAGEDQYLVGDWDGDGRSNLAVRRGSCVHMDTNFDGTSELTQCYGNGAGEDQYLVGDWDGDGRSNLAVRRGSCVYMDTNFDGTLDITQCYGNGGGENEYLVGDWNGDRRSNLAVRRGGCVHMDYNFDGTSELTQCFNP, translated from the coding sequence ATGAAGTCACCGCGTTACTCCTCCCCTCTCACGGGCGCGCTGGTGGGCCTGGCCCTGTGGACCACGGCTCCCGCCGCCGACGCCGCTCCCCAGCAGCAGTTGCAGCCTCGCGCCGCCGCCGAGAAGCGCACCCAGAAGGAGCTGCCCGCGGGCACGCCCGTGGAGCGCCTGGTCGTGAAGTTCCACGAGGGCAGCCGCGTGCGCCTGCGCGACCGTGCCCTGCGGTCGATGGCCTCCGAGCGCTCCCTGGCCGAGCGCGCGCTGCTGTCCGGCCGCGGCCTGTCCGAGGCCCGCGTGGCCGACGACGTGAAGGCCGTACAAGCCTTGTTGGAGCGCGCCCCGCGCACCGCCGCCCCACGCCGCCTCTTCTCCGAGGACGAGTCCACCCTGGAGGCGCGCAAGGCCTCCGGTGAGGCACGGAGCGGCCACCAACTGGCGGACCTCAACCTCTACGTCGAGGTGCCCCTGCTGCCCGGCACCACCGCCGAGCGCGTGCGGGAGCTGGTCGACGCGCTCAACGCGCTGGACAGCGTGGAGGTGGCCTACGCCCAGCCTCCCGCCGAGCCGGCCATGGTGAACTTCGGCCTGGACGAGGCCGTGCGCGGAGTGCTGGCCGCCGCGGACATCTCGCCCACCACGCCTCTCTACGAGAGCCAGCAGGGCTACCTCAACGCCGCCCCCGCCGGCATCGACGCGCGCTTCGCCTGGACGATGGCTGGCGGCAAGGGCGCGGGCGTGCGCATCGTGGACATCGAGGGCGGCTGGCGCACCACCCATGAGGATCTGCCGCCCCTCTTCCACACGGGTGGCACGCAGATCAACGACGTGAGCTGGCGCAACCACGGCACCGCGGTGCTGGGGGAGATGGTGGCCGCGGCCAACGGCTACGGTGTGACGGGCATCTCGCACGAAGCGGTGGCGGGTATCGAGTCGCACAGCGGCGTGGGCGTGGCCACGGCCGTCAACCGCGCGGCGGCGGCGGTGGGCCGCGGCGGCATCGTGCTGATCGAAGCGCACAGCCCGGGCCCGGCGGATGCCACGCCGTGCACGTGCAACACCAGCCAGTGCAACTACATCGCCATGGAGTACTGGCAGGGCGAGTACGACGCCATCGCCACGGCCACCGCGAACGGTGTGGTGGTGGTGGAGGCGGCCGGCAACGGCAGCGCCAACCTGGATGACGCCGCCTATGGCGGGCGCTTCAACCGGGCGGTGCGCGACTCGGGCGCCATCATCGTGGGTGCCAGCCAGGGCAGCTCCCGCGCCCCCACGTGTTGGACGAACTTCGGCGGCCGCGTGGACGTCCACGGCTGGGGCCAGTCGGTGACGACACTGGGTTACGGCGACCTCTTCGGCTCCGCGTACGGCGAGGACCAGTACTACACGTCTGGCTTCAGCGGCACCTCCAGCGCTTCACCCATCGTCACGGGTGCGGCCGCCAGCATCCAGGGCGTGGCGATGGCCTCCGGCCGTGGCGCGCTGGACTCGCGCACCGTCCGCACGCTGCTGACCTCCACGGGTACGCCGCAGAGCTCCGACTCGCGCAACATCGGGCCCCTGCCCGACCTGCGCCGGGCCCTCGTGTCCGTCGCTCCGCCTGACCAGTACCTGGTGGGCGACTGGAACGGCGATGGGCGCTCGAACCTGGCCACACGGCGCGCCAGCAGTGTCCTCATGGACTTCAACTTCGACGGGACCGTGGATCTCAACCAGGGGTACGGAGATGGCGCGGGCGAGGACCAATACCTGGCGGGTGATTGGAACGGCGATGGGCGCTCGAACGTGGCCGTGAGGCGCGGCCACTGCGTCCACATGGACACCAACTTCGATGGGACCCCGGAGCTCACCCAGTGCTACGGCAATGGCGCGGGCGAGGACCAGTACCTCGTCGGTGACTGGGACGGCGACGGCCGGTCGAACCTCGCGGTGCGGCGCGGCAGCTGCGTCCACATGGACACCAACTTCGACGGAACCTCGGAACTCACCCAGTGCTACGGCAACGGGGCGGGCGAGGACCAGTACCTCGTCGGTGACTGGGATGGCGATGGCCGGTCGAACCTCGCGGTGCGGCGCGGCAGCTGCGTCTACATGGACACCAACTTCGATGGGACCTTGGACATCACCCAGTGCTACGGCAACGGCGGCGGTGAGAACGAGTACCTCGTCGGTGATTGGAATGGGGACCGGCGGTCGAACCTCGCGGTGCGGCGCGGCGGCTGCGTCCACATGGATTACAACTTCGACGGGACCTCGGAGCTCACCCAGTGCTTCAATCCCTGA
- a CDS encoding serine hydrolase domain-containing protein, giving the protein MLVGAAAIGAATWGCHQADVRKEVANAGFSKEGLDSMHAVMAAHVERGDLPGVVTLLSRGGEVHADVIGMQSFGGASPMRRDTLFRIASLTKPVAGVAAMLLVEDGKLSLDEPVDRLLPELSNRRVLARLDGPVDDTVPANRPILVSDLLTLRMGMGAIMARGEYPIVQAMTERGVAVGPWLPKAPSPDAWIRALGSLPLMRQPGEAWMYDTGLTVLGVLIARASGQPLEDFFRERIFEPLGMKDSGFSVPAAKLDRLPTCYVRDPATGMLGVFDAAGGDSRFSHPPGFPSASGGLVSTADDYLAFARMMLNKGAHGGRRLLSERSVELMTTDHITPGQKAVSPFSPGFWDKRGWGYALSIVHRHEPGEPRGFGWDGGYGTSCYWDPRTGLIGILLTQRLMDSPAAPPVFVDFWRSAYEALHTGGA; this is encoded by the coding sequence GTGCTCGTGGGTGCCGCGGCGATTGGGGCGGCTACGTGGGGTTGCCACCAGGCGGATGTGAGGAAAGAGGTGGCCAACGCGGGGTTTTCCAAGGAGGGGCTCGACAGCATGCATGCGGTCATGGCCGCCCATGTCGAACGCGGCGACCTGCCGGGTGTCGTGACGCTGCTCAGCCGAGGGGGCGAGGTACACGCGGACGTGATCGGAATGCAGTCCTTTGGCGGTGCGTCACCGATGCGGCGCGACACCCTGTTCCGGATCGCCTCCCTGACCAAGCCGGTCGCGGGGGTCGCGGCGATGCTCCTGGTGGAAGACGGAAAGCTCAGCCTCGACGAGCCGGTGGACCGTCTGCTGCCCGAGCTCTCCAACCGCAGGGTCCTCGCACGCCTCGACGGGCCGGTAGACGACACCGTGCCCGCCAACCGCCCGATTCTCGTCAGCGATCTCCTGACGCTGCGCATGGGCATGGGCGCGATCATGGCGCGGGGCGAGTATCCGATCGTCCAGGCCATGACCGAACGGGGCGTCGCGGTCGGCCCCTGGCTGCCGAAGGCGCCGAGTCCGGATGCTTGGATCCGTGCCCTGGGCTCCTTGCCGCTGATGCGGCAGCCGGGCGAGGCCTGGATGTACGACACCGGCCTCACCGTTCTCGGCGTGCTGATCGCGCGAGCCTCTGGTCAGCCGCTCGAGGACTTCTTCAGGGAACGCATCTTCGAGCCGCTGGGAATGAAGGACAGTGGTTTCAGCGTGCCGGCCGCGAAGCTCGACCGGCTGCCCACCTGCTACGTGCGCGATCCCGCGACAGGAATGCTCGGGGTCTTCGACGCCGCCGGTGGAGACAGCCGGTTCAGCCATCCGCCGGGCTTCCCGTCCGCGTCTGGCGGCCTGGTCTCGACGGCCGACGACTACCTCGCCTTCGCCCGGATGATGCTGAACAAGGGGGCGCACGGGGGCAGACGCCTCCTCTCCGAGCGCTCGGTCGAGCTCATGACCACCGACCACATCACTCCAGGACAGAAGGCCGTATCGCCTTTCAGCCCCGGCTTCTGGGACAAGCGCGGCTGGGGTTATGCGCTCTCCATCGTCCACCGGCATGAGCCCGGGGAGCCTCGTGGTTTCGGCTGGGATGGCGGGTACGGAACGTCCTGCTATTGGGATCCCCGGACCGGGCTGATCGGCATCCTGCTGACGCAGCGGCTGATGGATTCTCCGGCCGCTCCTCCGGTTTTCGTGGACTTCTGGCGCTCGGCCTACGAAGCGCTCCATACCGGAGGAGCGTAG
- a CDS encoding winged helix-turn-helix transcriptional regulator, with the protein MSAAHRSGCPINLSLEIFGDRWSLIILRDMIFGGRRHFRELLTQSEEGISSNILADRLKMLLDEGMITKADDPSHKQKAVYSLTEKSIALVPIFAHLGAWGRRYLPVSEELSIRAQLLEEGGPALWEQFMAELREEHLGKPAKRAGPSVAERLQAAYEEVRARQAKKAPR; encoded by the coding sequence ATGAGCGCCGCACACCGGTCGGGTTGCCCGATCAACCTCTCACTCGAGATCTTCGGGGACCGTTGGAGCCTGATCATCCTGCGGGACATGATCTTCGGCGGCCGGCGGCACTTCCGAGAGCTGCTGACCCAGTCCGAGGAAGGCATCTCCTCCAACATCCTGGCCGATCGCCTGAAGATGCTGCTGGACGAGGGAATGATCACGAAGGCCGACGATCCCAGCCACAAGCAGAAGGCGGTCTACAGCCTGACGGAGAAATCCATCGCGCTCGTTCCCATCTTCGCGCATCTGGGCGCCTGGGGGCGCAGGTACCTGCCGGTGAGCGAGGAGCTCAGCATCCGCGCGCAGCTCCTGGAGGAAGGCGGCCCGGCCCTGTGGGAGCAGTTCATGGCCGAGCTGCGCGAGGAACATCTCGGGAAGCCAGCGAAACGAGCGGGCCCTTCCGTCGCCGAGCGGTTGCAGGCCGCCTACGAAGAAGTCCGCGCCCGGCAAGCAAAGAAGGCCCCCCGGTGA
- a CDS encoding DUF4377 domain-containing protein translates to MSVFKCSLARFAAPLVLGVLAACSGDEVVVIEHYRAPCTGVGRTLCLLVQGELEIPPARHFGGIEGFTFRDGIRQRIRVRKLPVQDPPQDGSSERWVLAELLSTEPVDADQEFLLRLEPGDLRGDSSTGYFVVNDQALRFKDEATRDRILARNAGSTSFEVSFQHDPTQADRWVALALY, encoded by the coding sequence ATGTCTGTATTCAAATGCTCGTTGGCTCGCTTCGCCGCTCCACTCGTCCTGGGAGTCCTCGCCGCCTGTTCCGGAGACGAGGTCGTCGTCATCGAGCACTACCGCGCACCGTGCACGGGCGTCGGGCGCACCCTGTGCCTGCTCGTGCAGGGTGAGCTGGAGATTCCCCCGGCGCGCCACTTCGGGGGAATCGAGGGCTTCACCTTCCGCGACGGTATCCGTCAGCGGATTCGCGTGCGGAAGCTGCCGGTCCAGGATCCTCCTCAGGACGGCTCGAGCGAGCGGTGGGTGCTCGCGGAGCTGCTGAGCACCGAGCCGGTGGACGCTGACCAGGAATTCCTCCTGCGGCTCGAGCCCGGTGACCTGCGCGGGGATTCCTCGACGGGCTACTTCGTCGTGAACGACCAGGCGCTCCGGTTCAAGGACGAGGCCACGCGAGATCGGATCCTCGCCAGGAACGCGGGCTCCACGTCCTTCGAGGTCTCGTTTCAACATGACCCGACACAGGCGGACCGCTGGGTGGCGTTGGCCCTGTACTGA
- a CDS encoding dipeptidase: MRPSTAFLSLVLLASSACTHGTNRQETPVSPSPTDPAERGRELARRFIIADGHIDVPYRLREKLGPDGAPTEDVAQRTAEGDFDYPRAVEGGLDVAFMSIYIPAEYQEKGGAKSLADSLIDLVEKLARGSPEKFAMARSVEEARRNSQEGKVSFALGIENGAAIEDKLENVAHFQRRGVRYITLTHSKDNQLSDASFNRGKRTWNGLSPFGKQVVAEMNRVGIMVDVSHLSDDAIRQAVESSQVPVIASHSSCRHFTPGFERNISDELIRAVAGKGGVVMINFGSGFLSQAANAYEGQIRKAMMDFATERGLKQDSPELKAFAESYLREHPLPLARVEDVADHIDHVVKLVGIDHVGLGSDFDGVGPTLPIGLKDVSQYPNLFRVLLERGYGEADIEKIASGNVFRVWQQVEAHAASR, encoded by the coding sequence ATGAGACCCTCCACTGCGTTTCTCAGCCTCGTCCTGCTCGCGAGCTCGGCCTGCACCCACGGCACGAACCGCCAGGAGACCCCGGTGAGCCCCTCGCCCACGGACCCCGCCGAGCGCGGCCGCGAGCTCGCCAGACGCTTCATCATCGCCGATGGTCATATCGACGTGCCCTACCGCCTCAGGGAGAAGCTGGGGCCCGATGGGGCGCCCACCGAGGATGTCGCGCAGCGCACCGCCGAGGGCGACTTCGACTACCCCCGCGCCGTGGAGGGGGGCCTCGACGTGGCCTTCATGTCCATCTACATCCCCGCCGAGTACCAGGAGAAGGGTGGCGCCAAGTCCCTCGCGGATTCGCTGATCGACCTGGTGGAGAAGCTCGCCCGCGGGTCTCCCGAGAAGTTCGCCATGGCCCGCTCGGTCGAGGAGGCCCGGCGCAACTCCCAGGAGGGCAAGGTCTCCTTCGCGCTGGGCATCGAGAACGGTGCCGCCATCGAGGACAAGCTGGAGAACGTGGCGCACTTCCAGCGGCGCGGCGTGCGCTACATCACCCTCACGCACTCCAAGGACAACCAGCTCAGCGATGCCTCCTTCAACAGGGGCAAGCGCACCTGGAACGGTCTCAGCCCCTTCGGCAAGCAGGTGGTCGCCGAGATGAACCGGGTGGGCATCATGGTGGATGTCTCGCACCTCTCGGATGACGCCATCCGTCAGGCGGTGGAGTCGAGTCAGGTGCCCGTCATCGCCTCGCACTCCTCGTGTCGTCACTTCACGCCCGGCTTCGAGCGCAACATCAGCGATGAGCTCATTCGCGCCGTGGCGGGGAAGGGTGGGGTGGTGATGATCAACTTCGGCTCCGGGTTCCTCTCCCAGGCCGCCAACGCCTACGAGGGACAGATCCGCAAGGCCATGATGGACTTCGCCACGGAGCGAGGCTTGAAGCAGGACAGCCCCGAGCTGAAGGCGTTCGCCGAGTCCTATCTGCGCGAGCATCCGCTCCCCCTCGCCAGGGTGGAGGACGTGGCCGACCACATCGATCACGTGGTGAAGCTGGTGGGCATCGACCACGTGGGGCTCGGCTCCGACTTCGATGGCGTGGGCCCCACGCTCCCCATCGGGCTCAAGGACGTGTCCCAGTATCCCAACCTCTTCCGCGTCCTCCTCGAGCGCGGCTATGGCGAGGCGGACATCGAGAAGATCGCCTCGGGCAACGTCTTCCGCGTGTGGCAGCAGGTGGAGGCCCACGCCGCGAGCCGTTGA
- a CDS encoding D-2-hydroxyacid dehydrogenase, giving the protein MNVEHLLVLADPASPYLKHLERLAPRIHLTVGLSEEQLGPAIERAQVLLMGAQKKELLRKLLPRARALRWIHALSAGVENLLFEELIRGPLPLTNAKGVFSGSLGEFALAAMLFFAKELRRLVRQQSEARWEQFMPVELRGRTLGILGYGDIGRAVAERARPFGMRILACRRRPSLSEGDPLVDELFPLERRLEMIAASDYLLLAMPHTSGTHRLMGDAELRAMKPESVLINIGRGSTVDEQALVKALEEGRLRGAALDVFETEPLPAGHAFWRLENVLLSPHCADQTPGWREEAVALFLRNLDRFEKGEPLMNLVDKEAGY; this is encoded by the coding sequence ATGAACGTCGAGCACCTGCTGGTCCTGGCGGATCCCGCGTCGCCATACCTGAAACACCTCGAGCGGCTGGCTCCGAGAATCCACCTCACCGTTGGCCTCTCCGAGGAGCAGTTGGGCCCGGCCATCGAACGAGCCCAGGTGCTCTTGATGGGTGCCCAGAAGAAGGAGCTGCTGCGCAAGCTGCTGCCACGGGCCAGGGCCCTTCGCTGGATTCACGCCCTCTCCGCGGGGGTGGAGAATCTCCTCTTCGAGGAGCTCATCCGCGGTCCACTTCCCCTCACCAACGCGAAGGGGGTCTTCAGCGGCTCGCTCGGAGAGTTCGCCCTGGCCGCGATGTTGTTCTTCGCCAAGGAGCTGCGCCGCCTGGTGCGCCAGCAGTCCGAGGCACGTTGGGAACAGTTCATGCCCGTGGAGCTCCGTGGACGGACCCTGGGCATCCTCGGGTACGGAGACATCGGCCGCGCGGTCGCGGAACGCGCCAGGCCCTTTGGAATGCGCATCCTGGCCTGTCGGCGCCGGCCGTCGCTCAGCGAGGGGGATCCGTTGGTGGACGAGCTGTTTCCCCTCGAGCGGAGGCTGGAGATGATCGCCGCCTCGGACTACCTGCTCCTGGCCATGCCCCATACGTCCGGAACACACCGGCTGATGGGTGACGCGGAGCTGCGGGCCATGAAGCCCGAGTCCGTGCTGATCAACATCGGTCGCGGCAGCACCGTGGACGAACAGGCGCTGGTGAAGGCCCTGGAAGAGGGGCGGCTGCGAGGTGCCGCGCTGGACGTCTTCGAGACCGAGCCGCTGCCGGCGGGCCATGCCTTCTGGCGGCTGGAGAACGTCCTGCTCTCACCGCATTGTGCCGATCAAACGCCTGGGTGGAGGGAGGAAGCCGTGGCGCTCTTCCTGCGCAACCTCGACCGGTTCGAGAAGGGCGAGCCGTTGATGAACCTCGTCGACAAGGAAGCGGGTTACTGA
- a CDS encoding 3-oxoacyl-ACP synthase III family protein has product MFLHALGHFHPETLITNAFLQEIGLETNDTWILERVGIRTRHTVLPLDYIRSTHNRDVRAALEAAQYSNAETGRRAALMALQRAGRDVKDVGMVVAGGCSPDECIPAEACRIAEALGIEAPSLDLNAACSSFCAQLHFLAGMRPEMLPDFILVVNPENSTRVVDYSDRSSCVLWGDGTSAALLSPRVPGPWRITQTLLGGSPSGADKVRVPRAGHFTQQGSAVQTFAIKRASETYLALRAHYLAASPERTPEGLSLIGHQANLRMLEAVQRRTEVSDARHFYNVDRRGNCGASGAPTVLSEHWDNPQLGNAVALAVVGSGLTWAGALLERCRAE; this is encoded by the coding sequence ATGTTCCTCCATGCGCTCGGCCACTTCCATCCGGAGACCCTCATCACCAATGCGTTCCTCCAGGAGATTGGCCTGGAGACGAACGACACGTGGATCCTCGAACGGGTGGGCATCCGCACCCGGCACACGGTGCTTCCGCTCGACTACATCCGCTCGACACACAATCGTGACGTGCGCGCGGCATTGGAGGCAGCGCAGTACTCCAACGCGGAAACGGGTAGACGCGCGGCGCTGATGGCGCTCCAGCGCGCGGGGCGGGACGTGAAGGACGTGGGGATGGTGGTGGCCGGCGGCTGCTCTCCCGACGAGTGCATCCCGGCGGAGGCCTGCCGCATCGCGGAGGCGCTGGGCATCGAGGCTCCGTCGCTGGACCTCAACGCGGCCTGCTCCTCCTTTTGCGCCCAGCTGCACTTCCTCGCCGGGATGCGGCCGGAGATGCTTCCGGACTTCATCCTCGTGGTGAACCCGGAGAACTCCACCCGCGTGGTCGACTACTCGGACCGCTCCAGCTGCGTGCTGTGGGGCGATGGTACCAGCGCCGCGCTGCTCAGCCCGCGCGTCCCCGGCCCCTGGCGCATCACCCAGACGCTGCTGGGTGGGAGTCCCTCGGGCGCGGACAAGGTGAGGGTGCCGCGTGCCGGGCACTTCACCCAGCAGGGCTCCGCGGTGCAGACCTTCGCCATCAAGCGCGCCAGCGAGACCTACCTCGCGCTGCGCGCGCACTACCTCGCGGCTTCCCCGGAGCGCACTCCGGAGGGCCTGAGCCTCATCGGCCATCAGGCCAACCTGCGCATGCTGGAGGCGGTGCAGCGGCGTACCGAGGTCTCCGACGCGCGCCACTTCTACAACGTGGACCGGCGCGGCAACTGTGGCGCCTCGGGTGCCCCCACCGTGCTCTCGGAGCACTGGGACAACCCCCAGTTGGGGAACGCGGTGGCGCTCGCGGTGGTGGGCAGTGGCCTCACCTGGGCGGGCGCACTGCTCGAGCGCTGTCGCGCGGAGTAG